Sequence from the Thermococcus sp. genome:
AGGTGAGACCAAAGGTTTATAGCCTCGGAGGGGAGCTTTCTCTGGTGGTCGAGATGGCGGAGGCCAAGGAGATGGAGAAGCTCGCTTACGAGTATCAGCTCCTTCAGGCACAGGCGCAGTTGCTGGCCCAGAACCTTGAGCTCCTAACTCTAGGTAAGAACGAGTTCGAGGCCGTTAGGGAGACCCTTGAGGAGCTGAAGAAGGTTGAGGGGGAAAAACCTGAAATCCTCGTGCCGATAGGGGCCGGCTCGTTCCTCAAGGGGGTCGTTGTCGACAAGGAGAACGCCATAGTCAGCGTTGGGGCCGGCTACGCCGTCGAGAAGAGCCTTGACGATGCAATAGCTTACCTCAACGACAGGATAAAGGAATACGAAGTTGCAATCGCCAAAACTCAGGAGGCCCTCAAGAAGCTTGAGGGACAGCTCGCAGAGCTCGCCCAGAGGGCGAGGGAGCTCCAGCAGAAGGGAAGTCTCAGTGTCCGGAAGTGATCTTTTACTTTTTTCTCAAGTCGGGGAGAGCTTTTAAACTTAAACCACAAATAGGTTCACGATGAAAAAGCTGAGGATCATCACAGTGCTTCTCATACTGGCACTTCTGGCTATAACACTTGGGTTAGCCATTCCCGGCATAAATATGAGAATTCAGGGGATTGGTGAGGGATCATCGCCCGTCTATTCGCCTACAGGTTCCGGTGGCTTCTATTTCTGGGTTGATGGGTCGGGAAATATAGTGAACGTAACACTTTCGTTTGCCAATGATCTGAGTGCCGGAACGAAGGTCTTTGTTAAACTCTACAACTCCTCGGGGGGTCTTATTGCCCTCTGGAACAGAACTCTCAAACAGCTGTTGCCCGCCTTGAAGGAGATAAACGTAACGCCAACATCTCAGGTCAATGTAAACGAAGTTTATGATATCAGAGTTGTTCTAAGCTCACCGGATTTGATATCCCCCCCGGGAAAGATTAACCTCTCGGTCAACAAACTTGGAGAAGGGGCTTGGGCCGGTGACCTGTGCAATCCCGTTCAGGTTTCGAATTCACAAGCGGTGAGTCTTAGCAACTATACCATCAGGGTCGTCCTGAACTCGTCCACCCAGATTCTCTGGAACTATCTAAACCCAACAAACGTCTACTTCACCACAGCCTCCGGTTCACCCCTCTACTACTGGATACAGGAGCTGGACACGAACAACAGAAGGGGAGTCATTTGGGTTAAGGTTACGTCCATACCGGCAGAAAAAAACGTAACCGTTTGCATGCACTACGGGGGGGTAAATCCCTACACGTCGTACAATAATCCTGAGAAGGTGTTTCTATTTTTCGATGACTTTTCGGGCACTTCAGTAAATCAGAGCAAGTGGAACATCCACGGAAATCCGACTGTAAGCGGGGGAAAGCTTCAGTTGAGCGGGTACTACCAGGTTGGGAACGGAATCTATGGAAACCCCAGCTGGGTTTGGACGAAGATTAACCTTCCAACGTCCTATGAGGTTATACTCAATGCGAGCATATCTTCTCCCGACCTAACCATCTCCCGGAACAACCCAGATACGTTCATCCCGGGTCCCTTCTACACGATTTACATCGACAGTTCCGGGGTCGGATACGGGGAAACCATTGAATACTACACGTATTACTATCTCGGAATAATACCCATAACAAACACCTATGACGCCCTCACCAACAGGAGTGTTGTAACGGGACGGGGAACTGTGCTCGGGTATACAGGCAATCCCTACAGCATCGGTTCCTGGCACATCTTTGAAATCTACGTCAATTCAAACGGGACGGTCCACACGTATCAGGACGGTTCCTCCATGGTTAGGTACACCCTTCCCTCCTCAGCGGTGCTCAGGGGGCCCTTTGCACTCGGACAGATAACGGGTGGAAATCCGAGCGAGTACGACTGGGTGGCGATAAGAAAGCACATCTCTCCCGAGCCCTCCGTCAAGGTCGGGCACTGGTACGGCTCCCTTAAATTCCGTCCCCAGCCACCGGCTACACTAGAGAAGAAATCCGGACTGGCAACTATTCTCGGCATTCTGACCTCAGGTTCGAGCGATACCCTGCCGGTAAGGGCACTTGGACCCGAAGCACTTGAAGTTCGTTCCAATCCGAGTCATCTAGCTCATGGAACCAATAAACCGGAAGAAGGAGTTAGGGAGATAACTTTCATTCCCGTGCCCATCCCCGAATGGCCCTAAACCACTCCACAGTCTTCTTCAGCCCCTCCTCCAACGACCACTCGGGTTTAAAACCTAGCTTTTTAATCTCGCTTATGTCCGCGAGGCTGTGCCTTATGTCTCCGGGCCTCGGCCTGTCGAAGATTATCGAGGTGTTGGCGCCCGTTATCTCGATTACCTTCATCGCCAGCTCAAGGATGCTCGTCTGCTTTCCGGTTGCCACGTTGAAAACTCCCCCGTTCGCCCTCCTGCTCTCGGCAGCGAGAATGTTCGCCTTAACCACGTCCTTAACGTAGATGAAATCGCGCGTCTGCTTTCCGTCTCCGAAGATAACGAGGGGTTCCCCAGCTAAAGCACGGTTGATAAAGATGCTTATAACGCCAGCGTACTGGTTAAACCCCTGCCTCGGGCCAAAGACGTTGAAGTAGCGGAGCGCAACGACCGGTAAACCATAGAGCTCGTGGTAAACGCGGAGGTACTCCTCGCCGGTGGCTTTTGTCACGCCGTAGGGCGAGAGCGGTTTTGGCCTCTCCGTCTCCTTAAGCGGAAGGTTCGGGTTGTCACCGTAGACAGCTGCCGAGGAGGCAAAAATAAGCTTCCCGTGACCTTCGAGAAGGGCCTTGAGAACGTTGAGCGTGCCGATTACGTTTACCTCCTCGGTAAAGACCGGGTCTCGGATGCTCTCGACGACGCTCACCTGCGCCGCCTCGTGGAAGACGTAGTCCGCGTTGCTTATCAGCTCGGCTATGCTTTCATAGTCCCTTATGTCTGCCTTTACTAGCTTCGCCCCGGGCGGGACGTTCTCCTCCTTCCCCGTGTAGAGGTTGTCGATTATGATTACCTTGTTGTCCTTGACGAGCTCCCAGGCTATGTGAGAGCCTATGAAGCCCGCACCGCCGGTAACGACCACAAGCTTGTTTTTCACCTTTAATCCCCCACCTTTGGTTTTTGTCGCAAGTTTTAACCTTTTGGACTTGGAGGGACTTTGTTTTGACGACTTTATGGCAAACTCGAAACCGTTATAAACCCCCTCTTAACTTAAACATGGGTAAGGAGCCATGCCGAGCTACATCGTCGTTGGCGGTCAGTGGGGTGACGAGGGCAAGGGGTCAGTAATAGCTTACCTTGCCCTCAAGGATGAACCGGATTTGATAGCACGCGGTGGAGTCGGAACGAACGCGGGCCACAGCGTTTTTATAAACGGCAGGAAGTACGCGGTGAGGCAGCTTCCAACGGGCTTCGTGCAGAGGAAAGCGAGGCTTCTCGTCGGTGCCGGCGTTCTCGTAGATCCCGCTGTCTTTTTCCACGAGCTTGAGCACCTCAAGGACTTCAACGTTGCCGAGAGGGTTGGGATTGACTACCGCTGTGCGATAATAGAGGAGAGGCACAAAGAACTCGACAGGTGTAATGGCTATCTCCACGGGAAGATAGGAACAACTGGAAGCGGCTGCGGGCCGGCAAACGCGGACAGAGCCATGAGAAGGGCAAAATTAGCAAGGGACATCCCGGAGCTCGAACCCTACCTTACCGATGTCGCCGCTGAGGTAAACGATGCCTTGGATGAGGGCAAGCTGGTTCTCATCGAGGGGACTCAGGGCTTCGGGCTGAGCCTCTACTACGGAACCTATCCCTACGTAACTTCCAAGGACACGACGGCCTCTGCCATAGCGAGCGACGTCGGAATTGGCCCCACGAGGGTCGACGACGTTATAGTCGTCTTCAAGAGCTTCCCGACGCGTGTAGGTGCCGGGCCGTTCCCTACGGAGATGAGCGAGGAGGAGGCCGAAAGACTCGGCTTAATCGAGTATGGAACCGTAACCGGGAGGAGGAGGCGCGTCGGCTGGTTTGACTTCGACTTTGCCCGCTACTCCGCTAAGCTAAACGGGGCGACGATGCTGGCTCTGACCATGCTCGACAAGTACGACAGAGGGGCTTTCGGCGTTACCGACTACGACAAACTGCCGAGAAGAGCCAAGGAGTTCGTGGAAGAAATAGAGGAGCGCGTTGGAGTTCCGGTGGCGTTAATCAAGACCGGCCCGGAGCTGGAGCACATCATCGACAGGCGGGACATCATCTAACTCCAGCGGCCAGTTTGAAGAGCCAGAGCAAGGCTCCAGCCGAAAGGAATGCAGTGAATTCAACGAGCAGCCCCAGAGCAAGCCTTTTTCCTGTTCTCAGCTCTTTTCTCACCTTCCCTTTCAAGCAGTCCTCGGCCACGAGTACAGGAACGGCCTTGTAGGAGCCGTAGACCAGGAGGACGTAGAGCCACGCAAGGGGATTCATCGAGAGGAAAACGGCTCCGCTCTGCTCCATGGGGATGCCGGTTGTTCCACCTATGAGGAAGACCTCCCTCCAGGAGTAGTCGTAGCGTCTCACCGCTAGCCCCCAGTAGAGGACGAAGGGAAGGTAGTAGGCGGAGGCGAGATAGAGGTCTATCAGTGGATCCGGATTAAAGAGTGCTCTCTCAGCCGGGGGCTTATTGAGGTTGTCGATTATCGCGAGAACCTCGGTGAGGTACGCGGAGGCCATTCCGACGGCGAGGTATTTTGCCAGACTCCCGCTCTCGCCGTAGAGCTGCCAAACTCTCTTACGAAAGCGGTGGAGAACAGCGAGGGCAGTGTAGATGAACCACGTCGTTCCGAGCCATGGAACCGTGAGCAATGGGAGGAGGCCAGAAAGGTGAAAGAGCCGCTCCCTGTTGAATCCCATCTCAGCTCTCCCCAGAATGCCGCAGAAGCCACTCAACTATCTTCCTGTGGAAGGCCTCCCCCCACTCCGGGTCCTCAAATATCTCGTGGTAGGCCCCGGGAAATTCCTTCAGCTCTTTGTCTTTTACCTTAAGCTCCTTGAAGAGTTTCCTTGAGCCTTCTGGAGGAGTTATGAGGTCGCCAGTCCCAACGAGGAGAAGAACCGGGACTTTTATCCTATGTGCTTCCCGATGAGCTTTCTCCATGTTCTCGAAGATGCTCCTCCCGAGCTTGGCCGAGACCCTGTCGTGGACAAGCGGGTCTTCCACGTAGGCCTTAACGGCCTCTGGGTTCCTTGATAAAAGCTCAGGCTTTATGCCGTTCGAGAGCGTCAGGCCTAGAGCAACTCTCCCGAGGAACTTCGCCAGAGCCACCATGAAGCTAGGAGTTTCAGGGCTCTTCGCGAGGGCCGGTGAAGAGGCTATTACGCCCCTTATCTTATCGGGTCTCGTCTCTGCATAGCGGATGACGGTTAAACCCCCAAGGCTGTGGCCGAAGAGGAAGGGCTTTTCATTTAATTCTTCAATTATGGAATCAATTATTTCCATAGCCTCTTCGACGCTGGTATTGCCCCTCTTGCCCGGGCTCTTCCCGTGTCCGGGCCAGTCGAAGGTGTAAACGGCAAATCCATTCTCGTTTAACAGCTTAATCAGCTTCCCGTAGCGTCCGCTGTGTTCTCCAAGGCCGTGGACAAGAACAACCCAGCCCCTTTCAGGGGTTCCGAACTTGGCCTTGTAAACCTCCATAATCAACCCTCCAGCCAGAGCCTTTTGAGGGGAAGCCTATCGAAGTCCTCGTCCTCGCTCACTATCGCCTGAAGACCGTTGTTCTGGATTACCGCGATGTGAAGGGCATCGGAAGGGCGGAGTTTGTATTTGAGGATGATTTCCCTGGCGGTGAGGTAATCAAGAAAAGTCAGGGGGAGCACTTTCACCACGGGAAGAACGGTCTCGTCGAT
This genomic interval carries:
- a CDS encoding type II toxin-antitoxin system VapC family toxin; translation: MRIFLDTNLFVYLALGSSDPNYETSIDEFYKTLLEEDELYTDVLVLDEFIHVLKKKYGVHYGRTIGFIDETVLPVVKVLPLTFLDYLTAREIILKYKLRPSDALHIAVIQNNGLQAIVSEDEDFDRLPLKRLWLEG
- the pfdA gene encoding prefoldin subunit alpha, translated to MAEAKEMEKLAYEYQLLQAQAQLLAQNLELLTLGKNEFEAVRETLEELKKVEGEKPEILVPIGAGSFLKGVVVDKENAIVSVGAGYAVEKSLDDAIAYLNDRIKEYEVAIAKTQEALKKLEGQLAELAQRARELQQKGSLSVRK
- a CDS encoding DUF2341 domain-containing protein, with protein sequence MKKLRIITVLLILALLAITLGLAIPGINMRIQGIGEGSSPVYSPTGSGGFYFWVDGSGNIVNVTLSFANDLSAGTKVFVKLYNSSGGLIALWNRTLKQLLPALKEINVTPTSQVNVNEVYDIRVVLSSPDLISPPGKINLSVNKLGEGAWAGDLCNPVQVSNSQAVSLSNYTIRVVLNSSTQILWNYLNPTNVYFTTASGSPLYYWIQELDTNNRRGVIWVKVTSIPAEKNVTVCMHYGGVNPYTSYNNPEKVFLFFDDFSGTSVNQSKWNIHGNPTVSGGKLQLSGYYQVGNGIYGNPSWVWTKINLPTSYEVILNASISSPDLTISRNNPDTFIPGPFYTIYIDSSGVGYGETIEYYTYYYLGIIPITNTYDALTNRSVVTGRGTVLGYTGNPYSIGSWHIFEIYVNSNGTVHTYQDGSSMVRYTLPSSAVLRGPFALGQITGGNPSEYDWVAIRKHISPEPSVKVGHWYGSLKFRPQPPATLEKKSGLATILGILTSGSSDTLPVRALGPEALEVRSNPSHLAHGTNKPEEGVREITFIPVPIPEWP
- a CDS encoding adenylosuccinate synthetase, yielding MPSYIVVGGQWGDEGKGSVIAYLALKDEPDLIARGGVGTNAGHSVFINGRKYAVRQLPTGFVQRKARLLVGAGVLVDPAVFFHELEHLKDFNVAERVGIDYRCAIIEERHKELDRCNGYLHGKIGTTGSGCGPANADRAMRRAKLARDIPELEPYLTDVAAEVNDALDEGKLVLIEGTQGFGLSLYYGTYPYVTSKDTTASAIASDVGIGPTRVDDVIVVFKSFPTRVGAGPFPTEMSEEEAERLGLIEYGTVTGRRRRVGWFDFDFARYSAKLNGATMLALTMLDKYDRGAFGVTDYDKLPRRAKEFVEEIEERVGVPVALIKTGPELEHIIDRRDII
- a CDS encoding alpha/beta hydrolase, with translation MEVYKAKFGTPERGWVVLVHGLGEHSGRYGKLIKLLNENGFAVYTFDWPGHGKSPGKRGNTSVEEAMEIIDSIIEELNEKPFLFGHSLGGLTVIRYAETRPDKIRGVIASSPALAKSPETPSFMVALAKFLGRVALGLTLSNGIKPELLSRNPEAVKAYVEDPLVHDRVSAKLGRSIFENMEKAHREAHRIKVPVLLLVGTGDLITPPEGSRKLFKELKVKDKELKEFPGAYHEIFEDPEWGEAFHRKIVEWLLRHSGES
- a CDS encoding SDR family oxidoreductase; the encoded protein is MKNKLVVVTGGAGFIGSHIAWELVKDNKVIIIDNLYTGKEENVPPGAKLVKADIRDYESIAELISNADYVFHEAAQVSVVESIRDPVFTEEVNVIGTLNVLKALLEGHGKLIFASSAAVYGDNPNLPLKETERPKPLSPYGVTKATGEEYLRVYHELYGLPVVALRYFNVFGPRQGFNQYAGVISIFINRALAGEPLVIFGDGKQTRDFIYVKDVVKANILAAESRRANGGVFNVATGKQTSILELAMKVIEITGANTSIIFDRPRPGDIRHSLADISEIKKLGFKPEWSLEEGLKKTVEWFRAIRGWARE